One genomic window of Monodelphis domestica isolate mMonDom1 chromosome 1, mMonDom1.pri, whole genome shotgun sequence includes the following:
- the LOC100013037 gene encoding ELL-associated factor 1: MNGTANPLLDREEHGLKLGESFEKRPKSSFHTIRYDFKPASIDTSCEGELQVGKGDEVTITLPHIPGSTPPMTVFKGNKRPYQKDCVLIINHDTGEYVLEKLSSSIQVKKTRAEGSSKIQARMEQPPSRAPPPPVPFRAPMKPPIGPKTSPVKDNPSPEPQLDDIKRELRAEVEIIEQMSSSSGSSSSDSESSSGSDDDSSSSGGEEPAARASPSQPPHQQFSHRNPMANGTSRPSGNHQLMNTLRNDLQLSESGSDSDD; this comes from the coding sequence ATGAACGGCACCGCGAACCCGCTGCTGGACCGCGAGGAGCACGGCCTGAAGCTCGGCGAGAGCTTCGAGAAGAGGCCGAAGTCGTCCTTCCACACCATCCGCTATGATTTTAAGCCAGCATCTATAGATACTTCATGTGAAGGAGAACTCCAAGTTGGCAAGGGAGATGAAGTCACAATTACACTTCCACATATTCCTGGATCAACACCTCCAATGACTGTGTTCAAAGGAAACAAAAGGCCCTATCAGAAAGACTGTGTTCTCATCATTAATCATGATACTGGGGAATATGTATTGGAAAAGCTCAGTAGCAGCATTCAGGTCAAGAAAACAAGAGCTGAAGGAAGCAGCAAAATCCAGGCCCGAATGGAGCAGCCCCCTTCTCGAGCACCACCACCTCCTGTGCCATTCAGAGCCCCAATGAAACCACCAATTGGACCAAAAACATCCCCTGTGAAAGATAATCCTTCACCTGAACCTCAATTGGATGACATTAAAAGAGAGCTAAGAGCAGAGGTTGAAATCATTGAGCAGATGAGCAGCAGCAGCGGGAGCAGCTCCTCAGATTCTGAGAGCTCTTCAGGCAGTGACGATGATAGCTCCAGCAGTGGAGGAGAAGAGCCAGCTGCCCGCGCCTCACCCTCCCAGCCTCCTCACCAGCAGTTCAGTCACAGGAACCCCATGGCCAATGGCACCAGCCGGCCCTCTGGAAATCACCAGCTGATGAACACCCTTCGAAATGACTTACAATTGAGTGAATCTGGCAGTGACAGTGATGACTAG